In Glycine max cultivar Williams 82 chromosome 10, Glycine_max_v4.0, whole genome shotgun sequence, the DNA window ATTCAGCCTTCTCAATTTCTTAAATTGGTGATATTGATCATTTCatcaattgatttttgaattcTCAATGTTGACAAAATATTATGTGACATGACACACTTATCTTTTggttattaatgaatatttgtgattaatatgtttattaacttaatactaaattaaaacattttatctctttattttcttaaatctatgattataattttttcattttttaattgagacatttcgtttcatactttaaaaaaattcattatttcaGTCTTTCATTCTTTAACTAAGACATTTTGCCtccacttttaaaaaatttatgattttagtctctttgattaatttcaaatattgaTATGTGTCTTTTGTCGATATTGGTAGatacatgtatttttattagtcTCACGacaattttttcaattatttagcTGCTTTTaagcttaattttaaaaaaattaaaaaaacacacagTCAACATTTAAAATTGGTTACACGggaactaaaattattttttttaaaaataaaatatcttaattaaaaattaaagagatcaaaatcagaaattttaaaaaatagacaaaaattacatttagtcatattttgttaagaaagcaaagaaagcCCAAAATCAGGTCAGAAATGGGCCAATGGAGCAGACCAAGCCCACAAATTCCCATAACTCAAACGACTTCGTTCTCAGTGGCCCACACAACAAAACCCTAGCGTAGTCGCAGCACACACTATATAAAAGGGACTCGATCCCAAAACCCTAGGTTTCAGATCCTTAATCGGCCAGGACCAAACAGCATCCGCGGCAGCGACGGTAACCCTCCAACAACAACACTTCCGCTGCGAAAAATGGTGCGCTCTCATTATTTCATCGCACCTCTCCCTTCACAACgttgattgaaaagaaaaaagattcaATTTTGAGGAACCCTTAATCgatatctgattttttttttttgtgtgtgttgcaGTCTCTGGTGGCGAACGAGGATTTCCAGCACATTCTGCGTGTGCTGAACACCAACGTGGATGGGAAGCAGAAGATAATGTTCGCAATGACCTCCATCAAGGGTATTGGAAGGAGATTCGCCAACATCGCTTGCAAGAAGGCTGATGTTGACATGAACAAAAGgtgcttttttttattggttgagtTCAATTGCTCGTTAATTCGCACATTTTTGTGGTTATTGTTGAAATTGGGATTTTTGTTTGTCAGGGCTGGTGAGTTGACTGCTGCTGAGTTGGATAGTGTGATGACTGTGGTGGCGAACCCTAGGCAGTTCAAGATCCCAGACTGGTTTTTGAACAGAAAGAAGGATTACAAGGATGGCAAATACTCTCAAGTTGTGTCTAATGCTCTTGATATGAAGCTCAGGGATGATCTTGAGAGACTCAAGAAAATCAGGTCTATCATTCACCTTTTTTAACTGTCTATCTATTCattgttttgagttttttttattatcaagtcCGATTTTTGTTTGAATCATGCTGACTGCTAAATCCGTGAGTTATCTATTGGTTGTGGATCTGTTGGTCGTTGGATTTGACGTGGTTTTGTGTTGCTTGTtagtttgtttcatttttactaGGATGATGTAATTGTTTGCCTGTTTCGTTTATCCATGATGATTTCATAGAGATTAAAGATGTGATTTTTGTTATCTAATAGCGTGTTTATCTTAATTGTGGTGTAATTTAATCTCTTTGAAAGAAGCTATTTATAAATCATAAGTGGTTTGCTTGCTTTCTTGGCAAATGACTAGAATTTGGTTTTGTTGTTAACCATTTAGTTGCAAGATGGCAGTGTAACATTGAATTTACAAATATTG includes these proteins:
- the LOC100306646 gene encoding 40S ribosomal protein S18-like isoform X1 yields the protein MSLVANEDFQHILRVLNTNVDGKQKIMFAMTSIKGIGRRFANIACKKADVDMNKRCFFLLVEFNCSLIRTFLWLLLKLGFLFVRAGELTAAELDSVMTVVANPRQFKIPDWFLNRKKDYKDGKYSQVVSNALDMKLRDDLERLKKIRNHRGLRHYWGLRVRGQHTKTTGRRGKTVGVSKKR
- the LOC100306646 gene encoding 40S ribosomal protein S18-like, which gives rise to MSLVANEDFQHILRVLNTNVDGKQKIMFAMTSIKGIGRRFANIACKKADVDMNKRAGELTAAELDSVMTVVANPRQFKIPDWFLNRKKDYKDGKYSQVVSNALDMKLRDDLERLKKIRNHRGLRHYWGLRVRGQHTKTTGRRGKTVGVSKKR